A window of the Hordeum vulgare subsp. vulgare chromosome 5H, MorexV3_pseudomolecules_assembly, whole genome shotgun sequence genome harbors these coding sequences:
- the LOC123398976 gene encoding isoamylase 3, chloroplastic encodes MDSAASTNRSPLRPAAAATATATARRSSSSALPNRVAASRLGVAPGCGGGHFGKAQRFGSVRTTTARAQAGNAGRIATEEKESAMAGTEMPLKYSSGKASPLGVSQVESGINFAIFSQHASSVTLCIKLAERGTKDEESEKLVEFALDCQKNKTGDIWHVLVEGLPTSGVLYGYRVNGPQGWEQGHRFDSNIILLDPYAKLVSGRNYFGVDKGKPSQPFGTYDFDSSPFDWGADYQLPNLPETDLVIYEMNVRAFTADESSGLDPAVRGSYLGFIDKIPHLLELGVNAVELLPVFEFDELEFKRYPNPRDHMVNTWGYSTINFFAPMTRYASAGGGPLAASRELKQMVKALHKAGIEVILDVVYNHTNEADDAHPYVTSFRGIDNKVYYMLDPNNNSQLLNFSGCGNTLNCNHPVVMELVLDSLRHWVKEYHIDGFRFDLASVLCRGPDGSPLDAPPLIREIAKDSVLSRCKIIAEPWDCGGLYLVGRFPNWDRWAEWNGKYRDDLRRFIKGDPGMKGVLATRISGSADLYQVNQRKPHHGVNFIIAHDGFTLCDLVSYNLKHNDANGEGGRDGCNDNFSWNCGVEGETNDSNVLALRSRQMKNFHVALMISQGTPMMLMGDEYGHTRYGNNNSYGHDTCINNFQWEQLAERRYGHFRFFSEMIKFRQNHPILKRDRFLSKNDVTWHEDCWDNLESKFLAFTIHDHNSGGDIYLAFNAHDYFVDAVIPPAPHHKSWNRVVDTNLESPNDITPEGVPLTGSGYRIASYSSILLKAKP; translated from the exons ATGGATTCGGCGGCCTCTACAAATCGCTCCCCGctgcgccccgccgccgccgccaccgccaccgccaccgcacgCCGAAGCAGCAGCTCCGCGCTTCCGAACCG TGTGGCGGCGAGCAGGCTTGGGGTCGCGCCCGGGTGCGGAGGAGGGCATTTCGGAAAG GCACAGCGATTTGGGTCCGTGCGGACTACCACGGCGAGAGCTCAGGCTGGTAATGCTGGGAGAATCGCGACCGAG GAAAAGGAAAGCGCAATGGCAGGCACCGAAATGCCCTTGAAATATTCTTCCGGCAAAGCATCCCCTCTAGGAGTGTCGCAGGTTGAAAGTGGTATCAACTTCGCGATTTTCTCTCAACATGCTTCTTCTGTCACTCTCTGCATCAAGCTTGCTGAGAG AGGAACCAAGGATGAAGAAAGTGAAAAACTTGTGGAGTTTGCTTTAGATTGCCAGAAGAACAAAACTGGAGATATATGGCATGTGTTGGTGGAG GGGTTGCCCACTTCTGGAGTTCTTTATGGATATCGTGTTAATGGTCCTCAAGGATGGGAACAAGGCCATAGGTTTGATAGCAACATTATTCTTCTTGACCCTTACGCGAAACTAGTTTCTGGTCGAAATTACTTTGGTGTTGATAAAGGGAAGCCAAGCCAGCCTTTTGGAACATATGATTTTGATAGCTCTCCTTTTGATTGGGGTGCTGATTACCAGCTTCCAAATTTGCCTGAG ACAGATCTAGTTATATATGAGATGAACGTTCGCGCTTTCACTGCGGATGAGTCAAGTGGGCTTGATCCAGCTGTTCGTGGAAGCTATCTAGGATTCATCGACAAA ATCCCGCATTTGCTTGAACTCGGAGTTAATGCAGTGGAGTTGCTACCTGTTTTTGAGTTTGATGAGCTGGAGTTCAAGAGATACCCTAACCCAAGGGACCACATG GTCAATACATGGGGTTATTCTACAATCAACTTTTTTGCTCCCATGACCCGCTATGCAAGTGCTGGTGGTGGACCATTGGCTGCTTCCAGAGAGCTCAAACAGATGGTCAAGGCATTGCATAAAGCTGGTATAGAG GTTATTCTGGACGTTGTTTACAACCATACGAATGAAGCAGATGACGCTCATCCTTATGTTACTTCTTTTCGTGGCATCGACAACAAG GTTTATTACATGTTAGATCCGAACAACAACTCTCAACTGCTGAACTTCTCGGGATGCG GGAATACACTAAACTGCAACCATCCTGTTGTCATGGAACTAGTACTCGACAGCTTGAGACATTG GGTTAAGGAATACCACATAGATGGATTTCGGTTTGACCTTGCAAGTGTTCTTTGTCGCGGACCAGATGGCAGTCCTCTTGATGCTCCTCCACTCATCAGG GAAATTGCGAAAGATTCTGTGTTATCTCGATGCAAGATAATTGCTGAACCTTGGGATTGTGGAGGTCTTTATCTAGTAGGGCGTTTTCCTAACTGGGACAG GTGGGCTGAATGGAATGGAAAGTATAGAGACGACCTTCGAAGGTTCATCAAG GGTGACCCTGGTATGAAGGGGGTGTTGGCAACTCGTATATCTGGATCCGCTGATCTCTACCAG GTGAACCAGCGGAAGCCTCATCACGGTGTGAACTTTATAATCGCACATGATGGGTTcaccttatgtgaccttgtatCATACAACTTAAAG CACAACGATGCTAATGGAGAAGGTGGACGTGATGGATGCAATGATAACTTTAGCTGGAACTGTGGTGTTGAAG GAGAAACAAATGATTCGAATGTGTTAGCTCTGCGTTCGAGACAAATGAAGAACTTCCATGTGGCATTAATGATTTCTCAA GGCACCCCAATGATGTTGATGGGAGATGAATATGGTCATACACGTTATGGAAACAATAATAGCTATGGACATGATACCTGCATAAATAATTTCCAGTGGGAACAG TTGGCGGAAAGAAGATATGGCCATTTCAGGTTTTTCTCAGAGATGATTAAGTTTCGTCAGAACCACCCAATACTGAAACGGGACAGGTTTCTTAGTAAA AATGATGTCACCTGGCATGAGGATTGTTGGGATAACTTGGAAAGCAAATTCTTGGCATTCAC GATACACGACCACAATTCTGGTGGAGATATCTATTTGGCATTCAATGCCCATGACTATTTTGTGGATGCTGTGATTCCCCCAGCACCTCATCATAAAAGCTGGAACCGTGTG GTGGATACCAACCTGGAATCACCAAACGATATTACACCGGAAGGGGTGCCACTTACTGGATCCGGGTATAGAATTGCTTCATACTCTTCCATCTTGCTCAAAGCAAAGCCATAG